Below is a window of Rhizobium jaguaris DNA.
GCCTTGTCGTCGAAAAGGCCGAAATTGACGCTTTGCCGGTGCATGCCTTGAACGGCGCGCACGCCATGGATCGCCTCGGCCAAGGCGCCGTTGGTGACGGAGTTGGTCTCATGCGCGTTCATGAAGGCGACACGCGCCTTCGGCAGCCAGAACAGGCGGACGATGAAGAGGATCGGCATGACCGATAGTGTCAGCAGGCCGAGCCGGAAATCGAGCGACAGCAAGACGACGACGATACCGAAGAGCAGGGCGATATCACCGACGGAAAGCACGGATGTTTCAAGGAATTCCTGCATGGAGTTGACGTCGCCCTGAAGGCGCGACATCAGCCTGCCGACTTCGGTCTTGTCCATGAAGGAGAGCGACACCCGTTGCAGATGCGCGAACATCGCCCGGCGGATATCGAAGAGCACTTCTTCCGCGACCTGGCCGACAGCCGTCTCCTGCACGTAGCTTGCGGCATAGTTGACGAGAATCGCCGCAGCAAAGATCGCCAAGGCCAGCCAAAGTGCTGAATAGTTGATCGCACCAGGCGCCATCGCATGGTCGATCGCATAGCGGATGACGAGCGGTATGACGATCTGCGACCCCGTGAAGAGAAGCACGGCCCCGACCGCGATGTAGATCTGGCGGCGATAGGGACTGATGAAGGACCAGATGCGGCGGATGATCTTGCCATCGAAGACCTTGCCGAAGATCTCTTCCTCAACGCGATGCGAGCCGACCACGGCACGGGGAGGGCGCCGTCCATCCTCGCGCACATCGTTGCGCTCGGTTTCAGTGGTTTCCGACATTGTCAGGCCTCCCTTTTCGCTGCTGAGACCTTGTCGTCAGGCACCTTCGAGACATCGTCATCCGGGCGAACCTGCAGGTCGTACAGCGCCTTATACCGCCCTCCAGCGGCAAGGAGCTGCTCATGGGTTCCGCGCTCGACGATCTCGCCGTCTTCGATGAACAGGATCCGGTCGGCGTGCATGAGCGAACTCAGCCGGTGGGCGACAATGAGGGTCACCCGGTCGCGGGCAAAACGCTTCATGGCGCTGCGGATGCGTTGCTCGGTGGCTGCGTCGATCGCAGCGGTGGAATCGTCGAACACCATCACCGCCGGCTTCAGCATGAGCGTACGCGCGATCGTCAAGCGCTGACGCTGCCCACCGGAAAGCGACACGCCGCGTTCGCCAACGACCGTGGTATAGCCGGCCGGCAGGCCGAGAATATAGTTGTGCAGTTGGGCGGATTCGGCGGCCCGCTCGATGCGCTGCTCCTTCGCCCAGGGATCGCCATAGGCGATATTGTTTTCGATGCTGGTGGTGAACAGGAAGGAATCCTGCTGCACGACGGCAACGGATTCGCGCAGCGACTGCAGCGTCGCTTTGCGGATGTCCTGGCCGTCGATCGTGATGCGGCCGGATGTAACATCGTAGAAGCGCGGAATCAGATGCGCGATGGTAGATTTGCCGCTGCCGGGCGGACCGACGATGCCGATCGTTTCGCCGCGCCGCGCCTCGAAGCTGATGTTCCTGAGGATGGGGCGTTTTTCCGGGCCGGGATAGGCAAAGCCGACATTTTCGAAGCGCAGAACGCCGTCCGTGACGGCAAGCGGCTTGGCGTCCGGTGCATCCTTGATGGCAATGTCGAGATCAAGCAGGGCAAACAGCCGCGAGCCGCAGGTCGATGCGCGGGCAAAAGCGTTGACCATCAGGCCGAGCTGGCGCACCGGCATCTGCAGTATGGTCATGAAGGTCAGGAACGAGGCGAGAGTGCCGACGCTGATCTCGCCCGCAATCACCTTGTTGCCGCCGACCCAGAGCACGAGGCCCATGGCCGCGAAGAAGGAGAAGTTCATGGCGCTGGTGTTGACGACGCGGATACCGACGCGCTTGTGGGCGAGGGTAAGCGCATTGTGGGACGCCCTGTCGAACTTCATCAGTTCGTGGGCTTGCGCCGCGAAGGCGCGCACGACACGAATGCCTCCGAGATTTTCTTCCATCACGCGCGTCAGCACCGAGAGCCGTTCCTGCAGGTCGAGCCAGGTCGCACGCAATCTGAGCTGCGTCACTGAAGAGCGCCAGGCAACGAAGGGCACGAAGCTCAGCGCCAAAAGCCCGAGCAGGACATCGGTTGACAGCAGCATATAGGCCCCGACGCCGATCAGCATGGTGAGCAGCACCATGCGCACCAGCGCCGTTGAAAAATACATGCGCACGCCCTCGAGATCGAGCAGGCCGACGGTGATGAGATCGCCGGAATGCACGGTGTCGTGGAAGCTGAAGGAGAGCTGCTGGATCTTTTCGTAGCAGGCGAGCCGCAATTCGTAGCCCATATGATGCCCGACGGCTTCGCTGTAATAGTTCTGCACCATCGTGAAAAGGCCGCGCATGATACTGACGACGAGCAGGAGCAGGGCGGTCGTCAAAAGCGCATTTTCAGCGATCTGGCCGGCTGCGCCGCCAGCAACCGCCGTTTGTGTTTGGTCCACCGCACGGCCGAGCAGGCGCGGGATCAGCAGCTGCAGTGTTGCCGCAACGAATGTCGAGCCGATCGCAAAGCTGGTTTGCCAGGGGTGCCGCAGCGTCATATGCGTGATCCGCACGATGGTGGAGAGACCCCGACCCCAGCCGGCCGCACTAACATGCGCCAACGAAGCCAATGGCTTCGCCGCGCTTCTTGATGAATCGCTGCTCACGCTTTTATCCAGGCATTTTCGAACGAGGCGGGCCCGAAATCGGGTTCGGATCGCAAAGGAAATATTGGTAGGACGAATGTCGCCGATTCCAGCCTGTCATTCAAGAGTCAATTGGTCACAAGTGCTACCTGGACGTTAGATTGCGTGTTTGGGGATGGGCCGTATTCGACTGTGTTACGGTGTGACGAATTTGCGTTCGGACATCGTGGCGGCAGGCGCTGCCGGCAGTGATGAAAAGTCTCGGACAGAAATTCCAAGCGCCCGTCGGTTTCACCTGGAGAGAAACGTCCTAGGATCGACAACCCCGGAGTTCATGGAGGATATCATGCGCAGGATCATTGCAGCTACATTCGTCAGCCTGGACGGCGTCATGCAGGCGCCAGGCGGTCCGCAGGAGGATCCGACCGGCGGATTCCAGTTCGGCGGCTGGACGTTCCATTATTTCGACGAAGCGACAGGCGCAGCCCTGGGCCAGATGTTCGACAAGCCATTCGACCTGCTGCTTGGCCGCAAGACCTACGATATCTTTGCCGCCCATTGGCCCTACGCCGGTGAAGACGACCCGATCGCCGTGCTGTTCAACAAGGTCACCAAATATGTTGCGACCCGCAAGGATGCCACGCTTGACTGGAACAATAGCCAATCGCTTGGCGCCGATGTCGCGGCAGCGCTGACGGAACTTAAGAAAGGCGAGGGGCCGGATCTCCTGATCCAGGGGAGTAGCGATCTTATTCAGACTCTGCTTCGCCATGGACTGATCGACGAATACAATCTGCTGATCTTCCCCCTGGTGCTTGGCAAGGGCAAAAGGCTCTTCGGCGATGGAACCGCTCCGGCCGCCATGAAACTCATCCGCTCGCAATCCTTCCCAAGCGGCATCATCATGGCAACTTACGAGCCCGCCGGCGACGTCAAGACCGGCTCTTTTGCGCTGCAGGACCCGTCGGAGGCTGAAATCCAGCGCCGCCAGAGTTTGGAATAATCGCCAAGAGATTGCATGATCCCGCCATACACTACGAAAAAAGACCCAGAACCGATGTTGGGTGTCGATGGAGGCAATCCTATTTGCTACCATGACACGAAATATCTGAGGAATCACGGCGCAGATTGCAAAGGCGCATGTGGGGAAAAAGGGGCGCAATGAAAAAGCTTATGATTTTGGTGGCCATCACTACGGTGGCCTTTTCTGTGTCGGCGCAGGCGCAACCGGTCTGGAGCAAAGGCGGGTATGAATACGACAAAAATCTTTTGAGCGATCCCACGACCCTCAACTGGAACATCGACGCATGTAGCCACGGCGCCATCAAATCTGAAGTGCAGGAGAAGCTGGCGAAGCTGATGGGCGTTTCAGAGGCCAATGTCCGCTATGAGTTTTGCCGCAGGGTCCTCACGGCTTACGCGAAGGGTGCCATCCCCTATGAGGACTACCTTCAGTTTGCCAAAAGTCACGTTCTGGCTCCGAGCATTTGGAGGGCTTTGAAGATCGCCGGTTCGGTGAAGGTTTTTCGATGCGGGCCGCGGTGTGACGGTGGCGGCTGGGCGTGTGTCGGCCCGCGTTGAAAAACCTTCCAAGGAGGAGGCCTGCGGGGGCTGGGTGGAGCGCCTATGGGGAAAGCGTGCGGCTGCGGTTTTCTGAGGTGGCTATCGGTGGGAGCGTCGGGTGCAAGCGGGTTGCCCCGAAGGCTTGCAATGACGCGATCGGGGTTGGGGTGCTCCTCTTTCGTAGGCCTCGCATCGGCGGTTTTGCAGTGTGCGGCGTTGCCTGGCGCAAATCGGCGCCACCCCGGAATGCATCGCAGATCCGGGCCGGCCTTGGCTGATGTGACAGGCGTTTCGTCATGCGGCGTCCTTTCGGGGTGGCGCACGGGATTTGGGTCGCTGGCCACGGCGGAATATCTCGACGATGCGCATCGGGCCGCCGCAATCTGGGCATGGCTGCCTCAGGGTGAGCGGGATGCTCTCGGCGCTTGGCGTGTCGTCCTGTGATGGCGCTTCCGTCCCGAGCAGTTTCCTTATCTTTGCGACATTGGCCTTGCGGCCTGCTCCGGCCAGCAGGCCGTAGTGGCGGATGCGGTGGAATCCGTCGGGCAGCACGTGGATTAGGAAGCGGCGGATGAACTCGTCGGTGGCCAGCCGCATGACCTTGTGACGGTCACCGGTCTTGATGCGGTAGTCCTTCCAGCGGAAGGTGACCGCCTCGGCATTCGCGCTGATCAGGCGGCTGTTCGAGATCGCCACGCGGTGCGTGTAGCGGCTGAGATAGGCCAGCACGGCCTCGGGGCCGCCGAATGGGGGCTTGGTGTAGACGACCCAGTCGGATTTGCGGAAGGGGGCAAGCCAGGCAGCGAAGGCATCCGCCTCTGCAAGCCGGGCTAGATCGCCGAAGAAGCAGAGCACCCCGGATTGACTGAGTGCCATCAGTCCTTCGAGAAACAGCCGCCGAAACAGACGAGACAGAACCTTTATGGGCAGAAGGAACCCCGGGCGACAGCCAATCCAGCGCGTGCCATCCGGCGACAGTCCACCGCCGGGCACGACGATGTGCACATGCGGGTGATGGGTCAGCGCCGACCCCCAGGTGTGCAGCACGCTGGTCATGCCGATGTTTGCGCCAAGGTGCCGGGGATCGGCGGCGATGGTGGTCAACGTCTCCGCCGATGCCCGGAATAGAAGATCATAGACCGTCTTCTTATTCCAATAGGCGATCTGCGCGATCTCGGCGGGGATGGTGAAGACAACATGGAAATACTCGACCGGCAGCAGGTCTTCGGCACGGGCGGCCATCCAGTCCCGCGCCGCGGGTCCCTGGCACTTCGGGCAGTGCCGATTCTTGCAGGAATTGTAGGCGATGTGATGGTGGCCGCATTTGGCACAGGCTGCCACATGCCCGCCGAGCGCCTCGGTTCGGCAGGCCTCGATCGCCGCCATGACCTTGAGCTGGGTCAGGCTAACATGCCCGGCATTGGCCCGCCGCCACGCCGGGCCATAGGCACGGAAGATGTCGGCGATCTCCAGTTTTGGCCGGATCACCGGACGGGCGCTACTCCAGTTCGCGTCGGAGCGTTTGGTCCTGCAGCTTCTTCAGGGTCTCGAACGGGCTGATCGTGTCGCGGATCGTCTTCGTGGCGACATGCATATAACGGGCGGTGGTCGTCAGCTTGGCGTGTCCCAGAAGGACCTGGATCACCCGCACATCCGTGTTCGCTTCCAGCAGGTGGGTGGCAAAACTGTGCCGCAGGGTGTGCAGCGTCGCTGGCTTGGCGATCCCGGCCAGTTTTTTGGCGGCGGTGAAGGCGCGGTTGAGCTGCCGCGGCGAGATCGGGTTGATCTTCGGTTTGCCAGGAAAAAGCCAGCCCTGCGGCCGTGACTCGCGCCAATAGTCGCGCAAGAGTTCCAGCAGCAGGGGCGACAGCATCACCTTGCGGTCCTTCTGTCCCTTGCCCTGTTCGACATGGATCAGCATCCGATCGCTGTCGATGTCGCTGATCTTGAGGTTGCAGACTTCGGAGGCCCGCAGTCCGGCGCCATAGGAGATGCTGAGCGCCGCTCGATACTTCAGGCCCGGCCCCTGGGCCGCCACAAGCAGGTCGGAAACCTCCTCAACGCTCAAGACAACGGGCAACTTCTGCGGTTGCCGACGGAACTGCATATGCCGCTTCATCTCTTCGCGGTCGCAGGTGATGCCGAAAAAGAACCTCAGCGCGACGATGCGGGCGTTGAAGGTCGGCGGCGTGACGCCCGCATTGGTCATGTGCAATTGGTAGGCGCGCAGGTCGTCGGGTGTCGCGGTATCCGGAGATCGCTTCAGAAACCCGGCGAAATCCTTGATCGCCCGAATATGGGCTTGCCGGACTTTGTCGCCCATCCCGCGGATGCGCATGTCTTCGATCATCCGTTCGCGCAGCGGGGTCGTCTTCTCCTCCGTCATGGGAACCTCCTGTCTGGTGATTGAGAAGACCCCAATCCTCAGCCAGGACGGCAAACCCACAAAATGCACGGCGTTCAGATCGTTGCTGCACCGTCACCACGGGCGCCAATGCCGCGCGAGCGGCTTCGTCCTTGGTGAAGGTTTTTCGATGCGGGCCGCGGTGTGACGGTGGCGGCTGGGCGTGTGTCGGCCCGCGTTGAAAAACCTTCCAAGGAGGAGGCCTGCGGGGGCTGGGTGGAGCGCCTATGGGGAAAGCGTGCGGCTGCGGTTTTCTGAGGTGGCTATCGGTGGGAGCGTCGGGTGCAAGCGGGTTGCCCCGAAGGCTTGCAATGACGCGATCGGGGTTGGGGTGCTCCTCTTTCGTAGGCCTCGCATCGGCGGTTTTGCAGTGTGCGGCGTTGCCTGGCGCAAATCGGCGCCACCCCGGAATGCATCGCAGATCCGGGCCGGCCTTGGCTGATGTGACAGGCGTTTCGTCATGCGGCGTCCTTTCGGGGTGGCGCACGGGATTTGGGTCGCTGGCCACGGCGGAATATCTCGACGATGCGCATCGGGCCGCCGCAATCTGGGCATGGCTGCCTCAGGGTGAGCGGGATGCTCTCGGCGCTTGGCGTGTCGTCCTGTGATGGCGCTTCCGTCCCGAGCAGTTTCCTTATCTTTGCGACATTGGCCTTGCGGCCTGCTCCGGCCAGCAGGCCGTAGTGGCGGATGCGGTGGAATCCGTCGGGCAGCACGTGGATTAGGAAGCGGCGGATGAACTCGTCGGTGGCCAGCCGCATGACCTTGTGACGGTCACCGGTCTTGATGCGGTAGTCCTTCCAGCGGAAGGTGACCGCCTCGGCATTCGCGCTGATCAGGCGGCTGTTCGAGATCGCCACGCGGTGCGTGTAGCGGCTGAGATAGGCCAGCACGGCCTCGGGGCCGCCGAATGGGGGCTTGGTGTAGACGACCCAGTCGGATTTGCGGAAGGGGGCAAGCCAGGCAGCGAAGGCATCCGCCTCTGCAAGCCGGGCTAGATCGCCGAAGAAGCAGAGCACCCCGGATTGACTGAGTGCCATCAGTCCTTCGAGAAACAGCCGCCGAAACAGACGAGACAGAACCTTTATGGGCAGAAGGAACCCCGGGCGACAGCCAATCCAGCGCGTGCCATCCGGCGACAGTCCACCGCCGGGCACGACGATGTGCACATGCGGGTGATGGGTCAGCGCCGACCCCCAGGTGTGCAGCACGCTGGTCATGCCGATGTTTGCGCCAAGGTGCCGGGGATCGGCGGCGATGGTGGTCAACGTCTCCGCCGATGCCCGGAATAGAAGATCATAGACCGTCTTCTTATTCCAATAGGCGATCTGCGCGATCTCGGCGGGGATGGTGAAGACAACATGGAAATACTCGACCGGCAGCAGGTCTTCGGCACGGGCGGCCATCCAGTCCCGCGCCGCGGGTCCCTGGCACTTCGGGCAGTGCCGATTCTTGCAGGAATTGTAGGCGATGTGATGGTGGCCGCATTTGGCACAGGCTGCCACATGCCCGCCGAGCGCCTCGGTTCGGCAGGCCTCGATCGCCGCCATGACCTTGAGCTGGGTCAGGCTAACATGCCCGGCATTGGCCCGCCGCCACGCCGGGCCATAGGCACGGAAGATGTCGGCGATCTCCAGTTTTGGCCGGATCACCGGACGGGCGCTACTCCAGTTCGCGTCGGAGCGTTTGGTCCTGCAGCTTCTTCAGGGTCTCGAACGGGCTGATCGTGTCGCGGATCGTCTTCGTGGCGACATGCATATAACGGGCGGTGGTCGTCAGCTTGGCGTGTCCCAGAAGGACCTGGATCACCCGCACATCCGTGTTCGCTTCCAGCAGGTGGGTGGCAAAACTGTGCCGCAGGGTGTGCAGCGTCGCTGGCTTGGCGATCCCGGCCAGTTTTTTGGCGGCGGTGAAGGCGCGGTTGAGCTGCCGCGGCGAGATCGGGTTGATCTTCGGTTTGCCAGGAAAAAGCCAGCCCTGCGGCCGTGACTCGCGCCAATAGTCGCGCAAGAGTTCCAGCAGCAGGGGCGACAGCATCACCTTGCGGTCCTTCTGTCCCTTGCCCTGTTCGACATGGATCAGCATCCGATCGCTGTCGATGTCGCTGATCTTGAGGTTGCAGACTTCGGAGGCCCGCAGTCCGGCGCCATAGGAGATGCTGAGCGCCGCTCGATACTTCAGGCCCGGCCCCTGGGCCGCCACAAGCAGGTCGGAAACCTCCTCAACGCTCAAGACAACGGGCAACTTCTGCGGTTGCCGACGGAACTGCATATGCCGCTTCATCTCTTCGCGGTCGCAGGTGATGCCGAAAAAGAACCTCAGCGCGACGATGCGGGCGTTGAAGGTCGGCGGCGTGACGCCCGCATTGGTCATGTGCAATTGGTAGGCGCGCAGGTCGTCGGGTGTCGCGGTATCCGGAGATCGCTTCAGAAACCCGGCGAAATCCTTGATCGCCCGAATATGGGCTTGCCGGACTTTGTCGCCCATCCCGCGGATGCGCATGTCTTCGATCATCCGTTCGCGCAGCGGGGTCGTCTTCTCCTCCGTCATGGGAACCTCCTGTCTGGTGATTGAGAAGACCCCAATCCTCAGCCAGGACGGCAAACCCACAAAATGCACGGCGTTCAGATCGTTGCTGCACCGTCACCACGGGCGCCAATGCCGCGCGAGCGGCTTCGTCCTTGGTGAAGGTTTTTCGATGCGGGCCGCGGTGTGACGGTGGCGGCTGGGCGTGTGTCGGCCCGCGTTGAAAAACCTTCCAAGGAGGAGGCCTGCGGGGGCTGGGTGGAGCGCCTATGGGGAAAGCGTGCGGCTGCGGTTTTCTGAGGTGGCTATCGGTGGGAGCGTCGGGTGCAAGCGGGTTGCCCCGAAGGCTTGCAATGACGCGATCGGGGTTGGGGTGCTCCTCTTTCGTAGGCCTCGCATCGGCGGTTTTGCAGTGTGCGGCGTTGCCTGGCGCAAATCGGCGCCACCCCGGAATGCATCGCAGATCCGGGCCGGCCTTGGCTGATGTGACAGGCGTTTCGTCATGCGGCGTCCTTTCGGGGTGGCGCACGGGATTTGGGTCGCTGGCCACGGCGGAATATCTCGACGATGCGCATCGGGCCGCCGCAATCTGGGCATGGCTGCCTCAGGGTGAGCGGGATGCTCTCGGCGCTTGGCGTGTCGTCCTGTGATGGCGCTTCCGTCCCGAGCAGTTTCCTTATCTTTGCGACATTGGCCTTGCGGCCTGCTCCGGCCAGCAGGCCGTAGTGGCGGATGCGGTGGAATCCGTCGGGCAGCACGTGGATTAGGAAGCGGCGGATGAACTCGTCGGTGGCCAGCCGCATGACCTTGTGACGGTCACCGGTCTTGATGCGGTAGTCCTTCCAGCGGAAGGTGACCGCCTCGGCATTCGCGCTGATCAGGCGGCTGTTCGAGATCGCCACGCGGTGCGTGTAGCGGCTGAGATAGGCCAGCACGGCCTCGGGGCCGCCGAATGGGGGCTTGGTGTAGACGACCCAGTCGGATTTGCGGAAGGGGGCAAGCCAGGCAGCGAAGGCATCCGCCTCTGCAAGCCGGGCTAGATCGCCGAAGAAGCAGAGCACCCCGGATTGACTGAGTGCCATCAGTCCTTCGAGAAACAGCCGCCGAAACAGACGAGACAGAACCTTTATGGGCAGAAGGAACCCCGGGCGACAGCCAATCCAGCGCGTGCCATCCGGCGACAGTCCACCGCCGGGCACGACGATGTGCACATGCGGGTGATGGGTCAGCGCCGACCCCCAGGTGTGCAGCACGCTGGTCATGCCGATGTTTGCGCCAAGGTGCCGGGGATCGGCGGCGATGGTGGTCAACGTCTCCGCCGATGCCCGGAATAGAAGATCATAGACCGTCTTCTTATTCCAATAGGCGATCTGCGCGATCTCGGCGGGGATGGTGAAGACAACATGGAAATACTCGACCGGCAGCAGGTCTTCGGCACGGGCGGCCATCCAGTCCCGCGCCGCGGGTCCCTGGCACTTCGGGCAGTGCCGATTCTTGCAGGAATTGTAGGCGATGTGATGGTGGCCGCATTTGGCACAGGCTGCCACATGCCCGCCGAGCGCCTCGGTTCGGCAGGCCTCGATCGCCGCCATGACCTTGAGCTGGGTCAGGCTAACATGCCCGGCATTGGCCCGCCGCCACGCCGGGCCATAGGCACGGAAGATGTCGGCGATCTCCAGTTTTGGCCGGATCACCGGACGGGCGCTACTCCAGTTCGCGTCGGAGCGTTTGGTCCTGCAGCTTCTTCAGGGTCTCGAACGGGCTGATCGTGTCGCGGATCGTCTTCGTGGCGACATGCATATAACGGGCGGTGGTCGTCAGCTTGG
It encodes the following:
- a CDS encoding tyrosine-type recombinase/integrase encodes the protein MTEEKTTPLRERMIEDMRIRGMGDKVRQAHIRAIKDFAGFLKRSPDTATPDDLRAYQLHMTNAGVTPPTFNARIVALRFFFGITCDREEMKRHMQFRRQPQKLPVVLSVEEVSDLLVAAQGPGLKYRAALSISYGAGLRASEVCNLKISDIDSDRMLIHVEQGKGQKDRKVMLSPLLLELLRDYWRESRPQGWLFPGKPKINPISPRQLNRAFTAAKKLAGIAKPATLHTLRHSFATHLLEANTDVRVIQVLLGHAKLTTTARYMHVATKTIRDTISPFETLKKLQDQTLRRELE
- a CDS encoding ABC transporter ATP-binding protein; the encoded protein is MAHVSAAGWGRGLSTIVRITHMTLRHPWQTSFAIGSTFVAATLQLLIPRLLGRAVDQTQTAVAGGAAGQIAENALLTTALLLLVVSIMRGLFTMVQNYYSEAVGHHMGYELRLACYEKIQQLSFSFHDTVHSGDLITVGLLDLEGVRMYFSTALVRMVLLTMLIGVGAYMLLSTDVLLGLLALSFVPFVAWRSSVTQLRLRATWLDLQERLSVLTRVMEENLGGIRVVRAFAAQAHELMKFDRASHNALTLAHKRVGIRVVNTSAMNFSFFAAMGLVLWVGGNKVIAGEISVGTLASFLTFMTILQMPVRQLGLMVNAFARASTCGSRLFALLDLDIAIKDAPDAKPLAVTDGVLRFENVGFAYPGPEKRPILRNISFEARRGETIGIVGPPGSGKSTIAHLIPRFYDVTSGRITIDGQDIRKATLQSLRESVAVVQQDSFLFTTSIENNIAYGDPWAKEQRIERAAESAQLHNYILGLPAGYTTVVGERGVSLSGGQRQRLTIARTLMLKPAVMVFDDSTAAIDAATEQRIRSAMKRFARDRVTLIVAHRLSSLMHADRILFIEDGEIVERGTHEQLLAAGGRYKALYDLQVRPDDDVSKVPDDKVSAAKREA
- a CDS encoding IS91 family transposase, giving the protein MIRPKLEIADIFRAYGPAWRRANAGHVSLTQLKVMAAIEACRTEALGGHVAACAKCGHHHIAYNSCKNRHCPKCQGPAARDWMAARAEDLLPVEYFHVVFTIPAEIAQIAYWNKKTVYDLLFRASAETLTTIAADPRHLGANIGMTSVLHTWGSALTHHPHVHIVVPGGGLSPDGTRWIGCRPGFLLPIKVLSRLFRRLFLEGLMALSQSGVLCFFGDLARLAEADAFAAWLAPFRKSDWVVYTKPPFGGPEAVLAYLSRYTHRVAISNSRLISANAEAVTFRWKDYRIKTGDRHKVMRLATDEFIRRFLIHVLPDGFHRIRHYGLLAGAGRKANVAKIRKLLGTEAPSQDDTPSAESIPLTLRQPCPDCGGPMRIVEIFRRGQRPKSRAPPRKDAA
- a CDS encoding dihydrofolate reductase family protein; amino-acid sequence: MRRIIAATFVSLDGVMQAPGGPQEDPTGGFQFGGWTFHYFDEATGAALGQMFDKPFDLLLGRKTYDIFAAHWPYAGEDDPIAVLFNKVTKYVATRKDATLDWNNSQSLGADVAAALTELKKGEGPDLLIQGSSDLIQTLLRHGLIDEYNLLIFPLVLGKGKRLFGDGTAPAAMKLIRSQSFPSGIIMATYEPAGDVKTGSFALQDPSEAEIQRRQSLE